The sequence CAATGAGGGAGAGTTACTAAAGACATGAGGAAATTGGACAATGGGAAAATTGGGCAAAAATGACGAAGGACCGATAACAAATCTTCATTCGGAAATGGCACTCGGAAAGACGCTTCTGGCGAGGGGTGCGCGAATCAGCCCTCTAGTGAGAGGGTTAGGGAGTCCAGGGAGAGGGAGCGCAGCAAGTTGCGGCGCATTCCGGATTGAACATCGGAGATGCGGTCGGTGGCGGTGGTGATCCAGTCGAAACTGGCGGATTGCGCCAACTTCCGCAGCTCCGGTTCGATGTCCACGTTACGGAGCATATCCGGCGTGTTCGAGCGAAGGAAAAGCAGGTCTTCCAGCAGGCCATAAAGAGCGGCTATCAGAGCATCGATCTTTTGTTTACCCTCGGCTCCGGCGCGATAGGCTTCGGTGGCCTTGAACAGCGCCGAGTGGTCGTTGGCGTCGATGGCGGTCTTGAGCATAGTGAGGGCATCGTTGCGTGCGGCGAGATAGACGTTCAGGTCGAAGCTGCGGGCGCGCCCTATGGCGCCGCCGCTGAGCCGGGCTACCAGTTGGCGCTGCTTCGCGTTCCAATCGGGGCGTTGTGAAAGGTCGTTTTCGATTTCGGCCAGAGGCAATGGCGCGAGATGCAGGGTCACGCAGCGCGAGCGGATGGTAGGGAGCAGCGAGGAGGCATTTTCGGCGAGGAGGAAGATCGTCGCAAATTCCGGCGGCTCTTCCAAGACTTTCAATAAGGCGTTAGCCGCCTCTTTCATGAACGCCGAGTCGGTGAAGATGTAGACCTTGTGGCGTCCTTCGCTTGGCCGGAAATAGATGGAATGAATCAGGTGCCGGACCTGGTCGACCTTGATCATCATCTGCGGCGGATCGGGCGGAATGATGAGCACGTCGGGGAAGGTCTGGACGAGGATTCTGGTTTCTTTCTTGTCAGTTTCTCGAAGGCTGTCGCGGACCTCTACGGCTTCGGCGCAACGAGATTCGAGATCGTCGGCCTGAGCGATGCGAACGCAATTGGAGCACCTTCCGCAGAAATCAGGCAGGTCGTCGGCTGGAACCGCGGCGCTGAATAATCCGCCCGGTTCGGGGCGGTCGAGGCAGTTCATCGCCTTTGCAACCATTTGCGCGAGAGTGTATTTGCCCGAGCCTCGCGTGCCGGTGAGGATCACCGCATGCGGGAAGCGGTCGTGGGCGAGCATTTCGCGGAGGCGAAGGACGATGTCGGCGTTGCCGTGGAAATCGGAAAAGGGCAAATGGACCTCAGGGGCTAAAGCCCCGTTTGCTTTTGGGTGATTCTCAATGCAGTCCTAGAGGCTTCTCCACCCGACCACATTCAAAGCGAAGCCTCAAGGCCGCTGAGGCAGAATCATTCAAAGTATAGAGCATCATGGTAAAGATCATCGGGGCTGGCGAGGCCCCGGCTCTCGAACCGCCGCCGTCGGGGGGGCCAATCCGAGGTCTAGTCAAGGACGGGTTCGAGGAGGCGTTGGCGGACGGCCTGGACGATGCGGGTGTGGGTGATGTCGGCAGCGGGTCGGGCGTCGATGATGGCGACCCGGTTGGGTTCGCGAGCGGCGATCTCGAGGTACTTCTCGTGGACTCGGGTGAAGAATGCGCGACTCTCGGTCTCGAAGCGATTCTCGTCGCCCTGCGAGACACTTCCCTTCTGCTGCTGGTTGCGGCGGCGCGCACGATTGACGCTGGCGGAGACGTCGGAATCCATAAGAATCGTCAGATCAGGTTGAAGATTGCCGCAGAGGACGCGGTGGAGAGTGAGCACGGATTCGCTGCCGAGACCGCGTCCGGCGCCCTGGTAGGCTTCCGAGGAATCGGTAAAGCGGTCGCAGAGGACCCAGACGCCGCGGTCGAGCGCAGGGACAATGTTTTCCTGAATCTGTTGGGCGCGTGAGGCGAACATCAGGGCCAGTTCGGCGAGCGGGGCAAGTCCGCGGGTGCGCGAATCGAGGACGACGGAGCGAATGCGGTCACCAATGGCAGTCCCCCCGGGCTCGCGCGTCGTCATCACCTCGAGGCCTTCCTGCTGCTGGAGCACTTTTACGAGACGCTCCATCTGGGTGCTTTTGCCGCACCCATCGAGACCTTCAAAGGTGATGAACTTGCCACGTTTTCGGGGACTCACAGGTGAATTCTAGCATTCGCTTTGCGGTCGCCGAAGCAGACGAAAGCACTGCGGGTCTTCGGCTCGCGGGCTGCGGCTGTGTTCGCAAGGACAGAACCGGGGCAGGTATTGTGCTATTCTCCGCCGATTGGAGGTTCTTATGCGGCTCGGCGATTATGTTGACGATTACTGCTCGCGGTGCAAGAGAACGACCGATCATTCGGTCGTGGCGTTGGTCGATGATCAACCCGCGAAGGTGTTGTGCCGCACGTGCAACAACGAGCACAAGTATCGCGGGAATCGAGGCAAGAAAGAGATGACGGCGCAGGAGGCTTTCCAGAAAGTCATGGCAAGCGTAACCGGGCAGATTGATGCGCTCACACCTGCGAAGCCGGGGCGAAAGAAGAAGAGCTAGAGGAAGCAAGCTGCTGGCCCGCGAGCATTCACTCGATTCGTGAGTCACTAAGTTCAGCGCTGCACGATTTCCATTTCAGCTCCGGCAGAGTTTCTGCTCCGCCGACCGGGTGTTCGCAAAGACTCTCGTGCCGCAGTCAAAATGCGCTTCTCCCCCGCCGCTGACGTTGAGTTGATCATCGAAGTGATCAAGAAACGAAGAAGGTCGCCTGAGTCACTGCAAGCGTGAGCCGCAGCCGACCAGTGTTTATCTCCTGCATTTTCACAGTTAACCAAAGAGCAGACAGCCACCCAATCGAAAATGCGGGACATCCTAAAAGATGAGGTTACGAAATGACAGCAGCAGACGTGTTGGTAGAAACACTCATCGACTGGGGTGTCGAATACATCTTTGGCCTTCCCGGAGACGGAATCAACGGAGTCTTTGAATCGCTTCGAACTCATGCCGACAAGATTCATTTTGTCCAGGTGAGACACGAAGAAGCTGCGGCATTCATGGCAACCGGCTACGCGAAGTTCACCGGAAAGCTTGGCTGTTGCATCGCCACCTCTGGCCCGGGGGGCATTCACCTGCTGAATGGACTATACGATGCAAAAATGGACGGCCAGCCGGTGCTTGCGATTACTGGAATGGCTTTCCACGATTTGATCGGTACACACGGGCAGCAGGACGTGGAAATGGATAAGTTGTACATGGACGTCGCCATTTACAACGAGCGCGTCATGGGCCCAACGCACGTGAAAAACATCACTGAGATCGCCTGCCGCACAGCCACGGCATTCCGAGGCGTCGCGCACATCGCGTTTCCGAAGGACCTGCAGGATACGGAGGTCCACTGGAAGTCACAGAGTTCCGAGCGCAATGTCAAGAACCACGTTTCCACGGTGCACGCCTGCTCTCTGCCAGTGCCACCTGAAGGCAGCCTGCATCAAGCGGCGGAGTTGCTGAACAATGCAAAGAGAGTTTGCATCCTTGCTGGGCGAGGCGCGCTCCATGCAACCGACGAATTGGAGCAAACAGCGGAGATTCTCGGGGCGCCGATTGTCAAAGCCCTGCTCGGAAAGGCAGCCGTTCCCGATGACAGTCCGTATACAACCGGTGGGATCGGTCTGCTCGGAACCAAGCCCTCTGAGGAAGCCGTCAAGAACTGCGATCTGCTGTTCATGATCGGAACGGCATTTCCCTATATAGAATTTTTGCCCAAGCCTGGGCAGGCGAAGTCGGTACAGATCGAGTTGAATCCCGCACGTATCTCGCTGCGTTATCCGGCTGACGTCGGTTTGGTTGGCGATAGTCGCGAGACGTTGCGCCGCCTGATGCCTATGTTGAAGCGAAAGAAGGACCGCAGCTTCCTGAAGAAAGCACAAGACGGCATGCGCGAGTGGTGGCAGTACATGGAGAACCTCGGAACATCGGACCACATGCCGATGAAGCCGCAGGTTGTCGCATGGCACCTTGGCAAGCGGCTCCGAAATGATGCGATTGTGTGCTGCGACAGCGGAACGATTGCGACATGGTGGGCGCGGCAGATCCCCGTTAAACGCGGACAGATGCATAGCCTGTCGGGCAATCTCGCCACGATGGCTCCCGGGCTGCCATATGCAATTGCTGCCCAAATAGCGTATCCCGACCGACAGGTGATCGCGTTCGTGGGCGATGGCGGATTCAGCATGCTCGGGTTCGAGATGCTTACGGCGGTGAAGTACAACCTTCCCGTTAAGGTGGTTGTAATCAAGAACGACTACCTCGGGCAGATCAAGTGGGAGCAGATGGTGATGGAGGGCAATCCTGAATTCGGAGTCAAGCTGCAGCCGATGGACTTCAAGATGTTCGCGGCGGCATGCGGCGCGAGCAGCCTCCGGGTGGATAACCCTGCCGACATCGCTGACGCGTTAGACCATCTGCTGGAGAGTCCGGGCCCGGCACTACTGGAAGCAGTTGTGGATCCGCTCACGGCTCCTCTGCCACCGTCGATCAAGGCCAGCCAGGCGATCAAGTTTGCAGAGTCGCTCGCCCGGGGAGAACCGAAGGCGCGGAAGATCATGCAGGAAGCGTTTATGGATCGTGCCCGCGAGCTCGTTTAATTGCATCCCGCCGATGCTGCCTCCCGGCAGCATCGGCCTTACCTGCCCAGGAGAGCCCCGCCATGAGTACACTTCGTATTCTTTCGCCCAACCTTGAGAAGCGCCATCATGCTCCTCGCGCCACCAAAGTTGACACTAAGGGATTGCAACATGAACTCGAAAAGAGCGTCGAAGGCGAAGTCCGTTTCGATCGTGCCAGCCTGGGGCTCTATGCGGTCGACGCTTCGAACTATCGTCAGGTACCGATCGGCGTTGTTGTGCCGAAGACGGTGGAAGACGTCGTCCAGACGGTTCGTGTCGCGCGAGAATTCGGTGCACCTATTCTCTCGAG is a genomic window of Terriglobia bacterium containing:
- a CDS encoding DNA polymerase III subunit delta', with product MPFSDFHGNADIVLRLREMLAHDRFPHAVILTGTRGSGKYTLAQMVAKAMNCLDRPEPGGLFSAAVPADDLPDFCGRCSNCVRIAQADDLESRCAEAVEVRDSLRETDKKETRILVQTFPDVLIIPPDPPQMMIKVDQVRHLIHSIYFRPSEGRHKVYIFTDSAFMKEAANALLKVLEEPPEFATIFLLAENASSLLPTIRSRCVTLHLAPLPLAEIENDLSQRPDWNAKQRQLVARLSGGAIGRARSFDLNVYLAARNDALTMLKTAIDANDHSALFKATEAYRAGAEGKQKIDALIAALYGLLEDLLFLRSNTPDMLRNVDIEPELRKLAQSASFDWITTATDRISDVQSGMRRNLLRSLSLDSLTLSLEG
- the tmk gene encoding dTMP kinase, translated to MSPRKRGKFITFEGLDGCGKSTQMERLVKVLQQQEGLEVMTTREPGGTAIGDRIRSVVLDSRTRGLAPLAELALMFASRAQQIQENIVPALDRGVWVLCDRFTDSSEAYQGAGRGLGSESVLTLHRVLCGNLQPDLTILMDSDVSASVNRARRRNQQQKGSVSQGDENRFETESRAFFTRVHEKYLEIAAREPNRVAIIDARPAADITHTRIVQAVRQRLLEPVLD
- a CDS encoding thiamine pyrophosphate-binding protein; amino-acid sequence: MTAADVLVETLIDWGVEYIFGLPGDGINGVFESLRTHADKIHFVQVRHEEAAAFMATGYAKFTGKLGCCIATSGPGGIHLLNGLYDAKMDGQPVLAITGMAFHDLIGTHGQQDVEMDKLYMDVAIYNERVMGPTHVKNITEIACRTATAFRGVAHIAFPKDLQDTEVHWKSQSSERNVKNHVSTVHACSLPVPPEGSLHQAAELLNNAKRVCILAGRGALHATDELEQTAEILGAPIVKALLGKAAVPDDSPYTTGGIGLLGTKPSEEAVKNCDLLFMIGTAFPYIEFLPKPGQAKSVQIELNPARISLRYPADVGLVGDSRETLRRLMPMLKRKKDRSFLKKAQDGMREWWQYMENLGTSDHMPMKPQVVAWHLGKRLRNDAIVCCDSGTIATWWARQIPVKRGQMHSLSGNLATMAPGLPYAIAAQIAYPDRQVIAFVGDGGFSMLGFEMLTAVKYNLPVKVVVIKNDYLGQIKWEQMVMEGNPEFGVKLQPMDFKMFAAACGASSLRVDNPADIADALDHLLESPGPALLEAVVDPLTAPLPPSIKASQAIKFAESLARGEPKARKIMQEAFMDRARELV